The genome window ACCCAATGCCACGTGACGGTCAGGCCTTGGTAGGCCGGCAAGGCCTCATCCTTGGCGACGATGCACAGGACGTCGCCCTGATCGTCGGCGCGCCATTGGCCTGCACGCGGTGCCGGTTGGCCGCTAGTAGCCGTATGCGCCCGTTCGGCTTCGGGCGCACGCTGATCAATATCGCGTTGCCAGATAACACGGCCGCGTGTCGTGCCCTGCGGGATGGGCGGCGCGGGTTCGCCCGCTTTGAAATAGCGGCGGGAGTGGTTCTGTGCGAGCGTGTACCACCAGCCTTCCGAGGGGATCAATTCGCCAACGACAACATGCGTAGGCGTGGGCTCGATGGCCGGATCGCTTGGTGTAAGACCTCGGATCTCGGGCGAGGGCCAGTCACTGTCGTCGTCGAAACGGGCGAGCCAACGCTGTGTATCGCGCCGATTGAAGCGTTCGTTGGGATCGCCGTCCCATTCGCCGGAGCCGATCAAATCCAGTTGAGGATGGCGTATGCGGCGCACCAATCGATTCAGCAGAACCGGCAGTTCAGGCACACCGTCCTCGACCGGATAAAGGTCTGGTTGCGGACCCAGTTCTATCCATTGCCCGCAACTGAGCGTGTCGATGCGGATGCGCGGATCATTGAGATGAGCCACGACGTCTTCGCGTGACACCGAAAGTTTTTCGCGCCAAGTGTCCGAGAGGAAGAATCCCCAGGTCGGTGGGCGGATGCCGGACGGGAGTTGGGGCGTCAAGGTCATGCCGAAGGTGTCGTCGGTGTCGAGTCCGTAGAAGCATGGCGCGAGCGCGCGGTCCCAGACACTGACTTCCGAACGCATGCCGAATTCCAATGGGTTGGCCATCGCAAAACCGCTATAGACCTGCGCGGGTTTCAACCGCCCGATTGTGTCCAAAACAAATTCACGCCAAGCGTCCTTGTTGTCTAGCCACCACTGCCAACGATAGTAGAACTGGATGTAGGAGTAATCGTCCTCCTCTCTGCCCCAATCTGATTGCCGCCAAAGATACGCAGAGTGGGTGGGCGAACTCTGATGGTTTTTCTCGTCAGTAAAGTTGACGGTGAAGGCCTTGTCCAATGGAGTTTTCCTTGCCCACTCGCGAACATCGCCCAGACGTTTCGATCCGTAAGGGTGAGGCCGTTCCGAGTCAGGGTGCGTCGCCACTGTATAGGGATACCCCAGCAGCTTTTCAAACGCCTCGTGAATATCAATCATGTCCAGCGTGGTCCGTAGAAAGTGCGCTGGATCGTAAGTGAAGTAGAACGTCAGAAATGGCGACATGGATAACTCGAACGACCCATTGTGAATGGCGGTGTTGGGCCATTTCTTCAGGTCCTCGATCATGCCTAACAAATCATCATCATCGATCAATGGGCTGCTCGTACTCATTTTCCCCTCCGAGGAGTCTGCCGACCGTTTTTCGCCTTTTCATCTGCGTCAGATTTGTATCCCGTGCAATCTTCCGGTACTCGAAGGAGGGCTACCTTCTCTGTGTCTTTGTTCATCAACCGGAGGTAGTCAGTCATCTGCTTTTTCTTCACCCAATCATTTGGAAACTTGATCTCCACTGCGGCAAACACGTTGCTCACATCGAACGGCTTCTGGCGATACTCCACAATCACCAGATCAGGGGCCAAGCTCCCCTTGGGCCGAGGCCAGAACGGGAAGTAATCGCTGATCCGTTGCGGCCGAGTAGAGGGCTCTCCCAACATGGCCGCGTACGTCGTACCGTTGTAATTCGGCTCCGCCTTCAAAGGGCTTTGCCACTCCAGCAAATCGTCCACCGCCTCAAAAACCAACGATGCCGTCGTCTGCTTCAGCAAGACATCAATCGTGGTTTCGATGACCTCGCCGGGGATCTTCTTGCGGATCCGTCTGGGCACCTTGATGGGTGACTTGAGCGCCCATTGGCACACGGTGCTGATCACGGGACGAAATGGAATCTTGCGCTCGATGTAGTGCTTGTACGTCACGTTTTCATTGCGGCCTCGGGATACCGTTGCATTGCCGCCGGTGCGGACAAACGTCGAACTCTTGATATCGATCTCTTCCTTCAGGCCTTTGATGACGTCTTTCAAGACCGTTTCCACCTCCTTCTTCCGTTTACTGATCTCGGCCAGCACCTCGGCACTTTCGACCGCCAATTGCGCGGCCTCATTGGCGCGGTGGGCTCGAAAGGCGCGATTTCCCCAGACAAGCATCGCTCGTACTGCTGCTGCTCCTCCTGCTGCGATAACTGGAGCTGCCATCAGCCGCCTCCTTCCATGTGTTGATCCAGGAACTCTTCGTCATGCGGACCGGGCTCTGGAAATTGGGGATTGGTAGAGTCCAACTCGCCGACCAGGGCATCAGGACTCCCGGTAATCCGCTGGTCTTCGCGCATGATGGTCTTGTACGTCTGCACGCTGCGCGCATTCGACGTTTCGATGAATTCCGTTTCGCCGGCTTGGTCGGTCAAGCCTTCTACCAGCAGCGTTCCGCCTGCCATGATGCGATAGCGGTAGCCTTCAAAATCCCGCTCGTCCGTTTTTCGCAGCCGGAATTTTCCGGCGTAGTCGCCCGTGACCGCGTCGGGAGATTTGAAGACCGGCAAGGTGGCGCCTCGGCCAGCCGGGCCAGAGAATTCATGGGTGGAGGCTTTGACCGTGAAGGTGCCCGGCATCCCAAGTTCGATATTGCCGCCAGCCATCTTGATGTATGCCCCGCCACAAAGCAGCGTGATGTGTTTATCAGCGCCGATCAGCACGTGTTGTTTGCTGGATGTGATTTCAGCGCTTTGATCCGCTTGAATCCTGATGTGGTTGTGCTGCGCCTGTAGCAGCATCTCTCCTTGATGCGCGATGTGGCGCACGTCGCCGCCCTGACTGAACAGCCCCAGATCACCACCCGCGTTGACGACGATTTTTTCCCCGGCGCTGATCTGCTGGTGCTGCGTAGCGATGCTGTCGATGTGTTCGCCTGCCGCTAGCGCAAGACTGGCGGGCGTTCCCACCGCAATGCCTGCGGGTGCGCTGAACGCCATGGCCGCCCGGTCACCTTGGCCCCGACCGTCCGGCTGATCATTTGCACCATGACCCAGGTCGCGAACAGCCTCGGTCAATGCGTGCTGGGGTTGGGCGTCATGTGCCACGCCTTCGTGCACCGCCGCGTATTCGCCAAGATTTCGGGCCAATGCCAACGCGGCTTCCAGCACGCCGGTGATTTCTGATCGGTCCAGCTGCCCGCCCTTGGCCCGCAACTGCGCCTCGGTCGTCAGCAGCAAACCCTTGGCCGCTCGCAAGACGCCGTGTTCATCCGTGCGCAACTCAAACCCTTCGCCTCGCGGCGCGCCGCCCCCGGGCCGCGGATGGGTGAGATATCCCAAATGCAGTTCCGTGGCGCCATGCTCGCTCATCAATGCCGCGCTGATCTGCTCCGACGTATCGTCGAGCCGAAGTTCGTTGGCGCGATTGCCTTTGTGCTCTTTGCTTTTGATCGTGTTCAGAATGTTGTGACGAGGCAGAGCATAGGGTGGCAAGTTGGTGGCGCGGTAAGTCCGTCCGGTAATCACGGGCTGATCGCAATCGCCATCCAGAAAACTGACGATGACTTCCTGACCGATACGCGGCACAGCCATGTGCCCCCACAGCGCGCCGGCCCAGTTCTGGGAGACGCGTATCCAGCACGAGCTGTGCTCATCTTGCCGGCCAAGACGGTCCCACGGAAACTGCACTTTGACGCGACCCCACGAATCACAAAAAATCTCCTCATCGGGCGGACCCACGACGGTGGCTACCTGCGGTCCGTCGATTCGCGGTTTGGGGCAGGGCTCGGGTTTCCAATCCACTTTGTCAGGAACGATTTCCGCGGTGTAGCGGTAATGGGTGCCAAGACCGGCGCCCGCGCCATCTTCTTCCTGGCTGGTGTGCTGCACGCCGTGGTGCCGCATTCGAACGGGCCGCCAGCCTTGGTTCCACTCTTCTCTGAGGTGACCGGTCAAGTCGAAAGCCACGCCCGGGACCAAGCGCGCATCGTCGCCTTCCACTGATGCGACACGCGCATCGCGGCGGTGGCCCAGCAAGCGGCTTTGCGTGTAGGGTTTACCGGCTTCGTCGCGCTTGTAGCGGCCCGGATAGTCGTAGCGTTCGTAGCGGGAATCCTGGTGATCCAGGCCGCCTGCGATGGGAGAGTGTTCCTGCGCGTACTGTGGATGGGTGTAGGTGTAGTCGCGCTGCGTTTGTATAGCCGTGCGTACGCGTTCGGCGTAAGTGAAGCGATACAAGGCAGGTTCGGGCTGATCGCCGCCAGGCATCGGGTTGTAGACTACCGGCCCGCCGCTGATCTCGCCATGGACGTAAATGCGATCACCGTGAATCAGGCGGTGGCTTTTTGCCGAGTGCTCGTACCGGTAAAAATAGCCTTCTTCAGCCGCCAGGCGGTCCAGGAACTGTAAGTCGGTGTCGCCAGCCTGAACGCAGTATTCCCGGGTCAGATGTTCGCGGGTGGTGACTTGTTCGTAGTCGGTGATGCCTTGACGCTTGACCACGTCTGCCATGATCTCTGGCACGGACAGGTGCTGAAAGATGCGCCAGTCCGAACACAACGCAGCGCGGGCTAGGGATGGCTCAACCACCACCCGGTAGCGTGTGCGGCGAAAACCGGTGTCGGCCTGTTCGAATGCAGAGACGATGCCGTGCACATACCGTACCGCCTGCGACCCGCGCCACACGGTGAACAACGCGGGCTGGTCCAGCAGCGCGCCAAAATCTACGGCGGGGTCGAAGCTGGAGAGCTCCACGCACAGCCTGTAGGACTCGGAAAGCGCTTCTTCCAGCGTGAATTCAATGACATCAAACGCTGCGCCGCAAATGGGCTCGAAGGTGAAACGCAGGTCGCTCTGGCGCTGCGGCACGGCTCCCCCCTTGGAAGATCAAACGGGAGCTGAGATCTTGCGCAACGGAGGGTTGGTCCGTCTATAGGATGTTTCCGATTTTGCCGTGTCCGAACCAAGCAGCATCAAGAAGATGCACTGGCGTTCCGATGCTCCAGGTCTGCCCATGCCTCGTAACCGCCGCGCAGCGCCCAGGTCTTGGGATAACCTGCCGCCCGCAGCCGCGAGGCGAGCAAGGCGGCCGACACCTCGTTGGGGCAGGCGCAATAGACCACGATGTCGGAGTCCAGCGCCTGGCTGTCCAGCGCGGGAAGGGCGCCCTTCAAATCCACCGCGATAGCGCCCGGAATGCGTTGGGCGTCGCGCTGCGCTTCAGGCCGCACATCGAAGACCAGCGCATTGCGCCCGTCCTGACGCCATTGCATCAGTTCGTTCACGGATAACCTGGGAATGACCCGCAGGCTGCGCAGCAGAATCCGGCGGCGCAGAAAGCGCGTCAGGATGTAGATCGCCAGAATCGCCGCCAACACGCCCAGGCCCATCGCGCCGTATGTGCCCAGCACTTCCAGCACGTCGTTGATCACGCTGTGGAACAGGCCGCCCAGCAGCAAACCGGAGCCTGCCCAGATCATGGCGCCCGCCAGGTCATACAGCAGGAAACGCCGGTAGGCCGTGCCCGTCAGGCCTGCCATCACGGTGGACAGCGCGCCCGCGCCGGGCAGGAATTTGCACACCAGCAGCGCCCGCACGCCGATGCGCAGGTAAAGGCGCTGGGTCTGACGAATGCAGGAATCCTGCGATAAAGACAGCTTGCAGACAACGCCCAACAGGCGCGACCCATAGCGCCGGCCTGCGGCATACCAAAGCGTGTCGGCCAATAGGCATGCGACCGTGGCGGCCAGCCAAGGCCCGATCCAACCCGCCGCGCCGCCCAGCGCACCTGCCGCGATCAGCATGGGGTAGGCCGGCACGGGCAGCCCCGCCTGTTCAACCAGCACGTTGGCGAACACCAGCCACCCGCCGTACTGTTCGAGCAGCAATTGAATGTCTTGCATGAAATTTCCAGCTTGCCGCACCGCGTGCGGCCTAAGCGCTGATTTTAGGCTTGCAGCCTGCCTGCGGGCAGTTTCCAGGCGCGCCTTGCACTGCAACAGACCGTTTTACACCCGCACTGTCCATCCCTTGGGACGGCGCGCACCAGTTTGGTGCCACGATTCCCCGCCAGGGTGCCTATAATCCTGCCCGTCCATCAGGTTTCCCCGACTTGTCGCGGGAAGGCCCCATGGCATACAACTTGCTTCGCCAGGACTGGCTGCGAACCCGACCATGTGGGTGGGACGCGCCTCCCGGCGCTCCCCATCCGATGACCGATCCCACGCCTACGTTTCTGTCCGCTCGATCCGGCATGCCTGCCGGCGATCGCGACCATGGAACGCCAGGCCGCCATCCCACGCGCGGCCGCGCCCGCTGCCCGGCAATATCCGGCCAGCCGTTGCACCGCCGCCATCTCCGTTACGTTTCCATCCCTGCGAAGGAGTCACCCGCATGAAATCCTTGTCCACCCCGTCCGCTGGCGGCATTGCCCGCCGCGGTCTGCTCAAGCTGGCAGCGGCAGCCGCTGCTGGCGCGCTGCTGTTCTCGGGCGCCGTGCAAGCCCAGGCCCCCGCCAAAACCAAGGTTGCCGCCATTTATACGGTACCGGTCGAGCAGCAATGGGTGTCGCGCATCCACAAGGCGCTGACCGCCGCCCGTGATCGCGGCGAGATCGAATACACGTTCTCGGAAAACGTCACCAACGCCGACTACGAACGCGTCATGCGCCAGTACGCCGAACAGGGCAACAAGCTGGTCGTGGGCGAAGCCTTCGCCGTGGAAGCCGCCGCCCGCAAGGTGGCCAAGGACTATCCGCAGACCGCCTTCCTGATGGGTTCGTCGGGCAAGCCCCAGCAACCCAACTTCTCGGTGTTCGACAACTACATCCAGGAACCCGCCTACCTGACGGGCATGATCGCCGGCGGCATGAGCAAGACGGGCAAGATCGGTCTGGTTGGCGGCTACCCCATTCCGGAAGTGAATCGTCTGATGCAAGCCTTCATTGAAGGCGCCAAGGAAATCAATCCCAAGGCAGAGTTCACCGTGACCTTCATCGGCTCCTGGTTTGATCCCCCGAAGGCCAAGGAAGCCGCGTTCGCCATGATCGACAAGGGCGCTGACGTGCTGTACGCCGAGCGTTTCGGCGTATCCGATGCGGCGAAGGAACGCGGCAAGCTGGCCATTGGCAACGTGATCGACACGCAGCCGCAGTACCCGGAAACCGTTGTGGCATCGGCCCTGTGGAGCATGGAACCCACCATTGACGAAGCGCTCAAGCAAGTCAAGGCCGGCACCTTCAAGGCAGACGACTTCGGCCAGTACTCGCTGATGAAGTTCAAGGGCTCGTCACTCGCCCCGCTGGGCACCTTCGAAAAGAAGATTCCCGCAGAACTGACCGCCAAGGTTGAAGCCAAGCAAAAGGCCATTCTGGATGGCAGCTTCACCGTAAAGGTCAACGACAAAGAACCCAAGTCCTCGGCACGATGAATCAAGCGCCTCTCGCCCTGCAACTGACGGGGATCACTAAACGCTTCGGCAGCCTGACGGCCAACGACGATGTCTCGCTTACGCTCGGTCAGGGCGAAGTGTTGGCCTTGCTGGGCGAGAACGGCGCCGGCAAATCGACGCTCGTGTCGATTCTGTTCGGCCACTATGTGGCCGACGCCGGCAGTATCGAAGTCTTCGGCAAACCTCTGCCCGCAGGCCGGCCCGATGCGGCGCTGGCGGCGGGCGTTGGCATGGTGCACCAGCACTTCACGCTGGCCGACAACCTGACCGTGCTGGACAACATCATGGTCGGCACTGAACCGCTCTGGAAGCTGGCGTCCGGCCGCGGCAAGGCACGCCGGCGGCTGGTGGAACTGGGCCAGCGCTTCGGTCTGGGCGTGGACCCGGACGCGCGCGTCGGCACACTTTCGGTCGGTGAAAAGCAACGCGTCGAAATTCTGAAGGCGCTGTACCGCGGCGCCCGCGTCCTGATCCTGGACGAGCCCACTGCGGTGCTCACGCCGCAAGAAGTGCAAGACCTGTTCGCCACGCTGCGCGGCTTTGTCGATGAAGGCCTGGCCGTCATTTTCATTTCGCACAAGCTGGACGAAGTGATGGCGGTATCGCGCCGCGTCGCGGTGCTGCGCCAGGGCAAATTGGTGGCCGAGCGCGACACCGCTGGCACCAGCCCTGCCGAACTGGCCGAACTGATGGTGGGCCGCAAAGTCGTCATGCCGCGCGCCGAAGCCGTGACGGCAGCCGAACAGGCCGCCCCGGTCGTGACGCTGTCGCAAGTGACCGTGCGCGACCACCGCGATGGCGCGCCGCGCCTGGACAGTCTGGATCTGGTGGTCCACAAACATGAAATCGTCGCCATCGCCGGCGTCGCCGGTAATGGCCAGCAAGCGCTCGTGTCGGTATTGACGGGCCTGCGCCAGCCATCCGACGGCACGATCCGCCTGGGCGCCGAACATGCTGCCGCGCCCACCACGCCGGCCGGCTGGACGGCGGCCCACGTTGGCCGCATCCCGGAAGACCGCCACCACGAAGGCGTGATTGGCGACAGCCCCTTGTGGGAAAACGCCATCGTCGAAGACCTGAAGGACAAACGCTTCGCCCGCTACGGCCTGATCCGGGCTCGCGCAGGCAAGGCCTATGCGGCAGCGCTCGCCAAGCAGTTCGACGTGCGCGCCGCGTCGCTCGACGTACGCACGCGCAGCCTGTCCGGCGGCAATATGCAGAAGCTGATCCTGGGCCGCACCTTGGCGCGGGAACCGCGTTTCATCGTGGCCGACCAGCCCACATGGGGCCTGGACATTGGCGCCGTAGCCTACGTGCGCGAGCAACTGCTGGCGGCCCGCGCACGCGGCGCGGGTGTGCTGCTGGTATCTGAAGACCTGGAAGAGATCTTTGCACTGGCCGACCGCATCGCCGTGTTGTGCGGCGGCAAGCTTGTCGCGGTCAAACCGGTCGCCGAATGGACGCCCGCCACGGTCGGCCTGGCCATGACGGGAACGCGCGCCTGACGGCCGCGCCGCCGAGCGCCGCTTCCCTATTTATTGAGCACCCTTTCGCATGAAACTGATCCTGGAACGCCGCACCGAGCCCAGCCGCATGGCACTGGCCTTGGCCCCGATCGCGGCCATCCTCTTTACGCTGGCCGTGTGCACCTTGCTGGTGGCCTGGGCCGGGGCGCCCGTGGGCCGCACTTACGCGCTGCTATTTGAAGGCGCCTTTGGTTCACGCTTTGCCTTATCCGAAACACTGACCCGCGCCACGCCGCTGATGCTCACGGGCCTGGCCTGTGCCGTGGCGTTCCGCGCGCGCTTCTACAACATCGGCGCCGAAGGGCAGCTGTACCTGGGCGCGCTTGCCGCCGTCGCCGTGGGCGGCCTGCACGACGGCACGGGGTTCGATCTGCCTTTGCCGGTGCTGTTCGCCGGCATGATGCTGGCCGCCGCATTGGCGGGCGCCTTGCTGTTGCTGATCCCTGCGCTGCTGAAAACGCGTCTGGGCGTGGATGAAGTCGTGACCACCTTACTCGGCAACTTCATCGTGCTGCTATTCGTGTCCATGATGCTGGACGGCCCGATGAAAGACCCGATGGCCATGGGCTGGCCGCAGTCGGTGGCGCTCAACGGCGACCTGGAACTGGGCAAACTGATTGAACGCACACGCGCCCACACCGGGCTGCTGTGGGCGGGCGGCCTGGCGCTGGGCCTGTGGCTCTTGAACCGCTACACCGTCTTCGGCTTCCAGATGCGCGCCGTGGGCGCCAATGCGCACGCCTCGCGCTTTCTGGGATTGCCGGTGAACCGCGTCATGCTGGGCACTGCCATGCTGTCCGGCGCGCTGGCAGGATTGGCTGGCGCTATTGAAGTGGCGGGCCGCACCGGCTACGTCACACTGGATATGTCACCCGGCTATGGCTACACAGGTGTCGTCGTCGCGATGCTGGCCGGCCTGCATCCGCTGGGCGTGGTCGTGGCCAGTATCTTCGTGGCGGGCATGCTGGTCGGCGCGGACAGCATGAGCCGCGCTATCGCAGTGCCTAACTACATTGCCGACGTCATTGTCGCCACCTCGTTGCTTGCCATGCTGGTCGCGACGCTATTTGCGCAGTATCGCCTGCGCCGCAACCGGGCCTGAGGAGCACGCCATGGAATGGATGGATCTACTGAGTTCCTCGGCCTTCTGGGTGGCTGTGCTGCGCCTGGCCACGCCGTTGATTCTGGGCACGCTAGGCGTGCTGCTGTGCGAACGCGCCGGTGTGCTGAACCTGGGTATCGAAGGCATCATGGCCGCCGGCGCCTTCACCGGCTGGCTGGTCGTTTACCTGGGCGCGCCGTTGTATGTCGGCGTGCTGGCCGCAGCGCTGGCCGGCGCCGTGTTCGGTCTGCTGCATGCCGTGCTGACGGTGCCGCTGGGCCTGTCGCAACACGTCTCGGGCCTGGGCGTAACCCTGCTTGCGACCAGCCTCTCTTACTTCGCCTATCGCGTCACATTTCCCAGCGTAAACACGCCGCCCACCATCACCCCGTTTGCCGAGATGAAATTCCTGGACGGTATTCCGATCATCGGTCCGGTACTGGC of Achromobacter seleniivolatilans contains these proteins:
- a CDS encoding ABC transporter permease, which encodes MKLILERRTEPSRMALALAPIAAILFTLAVCTLLVAWAGAPVGRTYALLFEGAFGSRFALSETLTRATPLMLTGLACAVAFRARFYNIGAEGQLYLGALAAVAVGGLHDGTGFDLPLPVLFAGMMLAAALAGALLLLIPALLKTRLGVDEVVTTLLGNFIVLLFVSMMLDGPMKDPMAMGWPQSVALNGDLELGKLIERTRAHTGLLWAGGLALGLWLLNRYTVFGFQMRAVGANAHASRFLGLPVNRVMLGTAMLSGALAGLAGAIEVAGRTGYVTLDMSPGYGYTGVVVAMLAGLHPLGVVVASIFVAGMLVGADSMSRAIAVPNYIADVIVATSLLAMLVATLFAQYRLRRNRA
- a CDS encoding VRR-NUC domain-containing protein gives rise to the protein MAAPVIAAGGAAAVRAMLVWGNRAFRAHRANEAAQLAVESAEVLAEISKRKKEVETVLKDVIKGLKEEIDIKSSTFVRTGGNATVSRGRNENVTYKHYIERKIPFRPVISTVCQWALKSPIKVPRRIRKKIPGEVIETTIDVLLKQTTASLVFEAVDDLLEWQSPLKAEPNYNGTTYAAMLGEPSTRPQRISDYFPFWPRPKGSLAPDLVIVEYRQKPFDVSNVFAAVEIKFPNDWVKKKQMTDYLRLMNKDTEKVALLRVPEDCTGYKSDADEKAKNGRQTPRRGK
- a CDS encoding DedA family protein/thiosulfate sulfurtransferase GlpE, which translates into the protein MQDIQLLLEQYGGWLVFANVLVEQAGLPVPAYPMLIAAGALGGAAGWIGPWLAATVACLLADTLWYAAGRRYGSRLLGVVCKLSLSQDSCIRQTQRLYLRIGVRALLVCKFLPGAGALSTVMAGLTGTAYRRFLLYDLAGAMIWAGSGLLLGGLFHSVINDVLEVLGTYGAMGLGVLAAILAIYILTRFLRRRILLRSLRVIPRLSVNELMQWRQDGRNALVFDVRPEAQRDAQRIPGAIAVDLKGALPALDSQALDSDIVVYCACPNEVSAALLASRLRAAGYPKTWALRGGYEAWADLEHRNASASS
- a CDS encoding type VI immunity family protein, which translates into the protein MSTSSPLIDDDDLLGMIEDLKKWPNTAIHNGSFELSMSPFLTFYFTYDPAHFLRTTLDMIDIHEAFEKLLGYPYTVATHPDSERPHPYGSKRLGDVREWARKTPLDKAFTVNFTDEKNHQSSPTHSAYLWRQSDWGREEDDYSYIQFYYRWQWWLDNKDAWREFVLDTIGRLKPAQVYSGFAMANPLEFGMRSEVSVWDRALAPCFYGLDTDDTFGMTLTPQLPSGIRPPTWGFFLSDTWREKLSVSREDVVAHLNDPRIRIDTLSCGQWIELGPQPDLYPVEDGVPELPVLLNRLVRRIRHPQLDLIGSGEWDGDPNERFNRRDTQRWLARFDDDSDWPSPEIRGLTPSDPAIEPTPTHVVVGELIPSEGWWYTLAQNHSRRYFKAGEPAPPIPQGTTRGRVIWQRDIDQRAPEAERAHTATSGQPAPRAGQWRADDQGDVLCIVAKDEALPAYQGLTVTWHWVQDTAASAARVRSGEPCPYPGSWTCEEFPTGSQTFMHQAIMPQINGRDVTWVMVKFLN
- a CDS encoding ABC transporter ATP-binding protein, yielding MNQAPLALQLTGITKRFGSLTANDDVSLTLGQGEVLALLGENGAGKSTLVSILFGHYVADAGSIEVFGKPLPAGRPDAALAAGVGMVHQHFTLADNLTVLDNIMVGTEPLWKLASGRGKARRRLVELGQRFGLGVDPDARVGTLSVGEKQRVEILKALYRGARVLILDEPTAVLTPQEVQDLFATLRGFVDEGLAVIFISHKLDEVMAVSRRVAVLRQGKLVAERDTAGTSPAELAELMVGRKVVMPRAEAVTAAEQAAPVVTLSQVTVRDHRDGAPRLDSLDLVVHKHEIVAIAGVAGNGQQALVSVLTGLRQPSDGTIRLGAEHAAAPTTPAGWTAAHVGRIPEDRHHEGVIGDSPLWENAIVEDLKDKRFARYGLIRARAGKAYAAALAKQFDVRAASLDVRTRSLSGGNMQKLILGRTLAREPRFIVADQPTWGLDIGAVAYVREQLLAARARGAGVLLVSEDLEEIFALADRIAVLCGGKLVAVKPVAEWTPATVGLAMTGTRA
- a CDS encoding BMP family protein, which codes for MKSLSTPSAGGIARRGLLKLAAAAAAGALLFSGAVQAQAPAKTKVAAIYTVPVEQQWVSRIHKALTAARDRGEIEYTFSENVTNADYERVMRQYAEQGNKLVVGEAFAVEAAARKVAKDYPQTAFLMGSSGKPQQPNFSVFDNYIQEPAYLTGMIAGGMSKTGKIGLVGGYPIPEVNRLMQAFIEGAKEINPKAEFTVTFIGSWFDPPKAKEAAFAMIDKGADVLYAERFGVSDAAKERGKLAIGNVIDTQPQYPETVVASALWSMEPTIDEALKQVKAGTFKADDFGQYSLMKFKGSSLAPLGTFEKKIPAELTAKVEAKQKAILDGSFTVKVNDKEPKSSAR
- a CDS encoding type VI secretion system Vgr family protein, whose translation is MPQRQSDLRFTFEPICGAAFDVIEFTLEEALSESYRLCVELSSFDPAVDFGALLDQPALFTVWRGSQAVRYVHGIVSAFEQADTGFRRTRYRVVVEPSLARAALCSDWRIFQHLSVPEIMADVVKRQGITDYEQVTTREHLTREYCVQAGDTDLQFLDRLAAEEGYFYRYEHSAKSHRLIHGDRIYVHGEISGGPVVYNPMPGGDQPEPALYRFTYAERVRTAIQTQRDYTYTHPQYAQEHSPIAGGLDHQDSRYERYDYPGRYKRDEAGKPYTQSRLLGHRRDARVASVEGDDARLVPGVAFDLTGHLREEWNQGWRPVRMRHHGVQHTSQEEDGAGAGLGTHYRYTAEIVPDKVDWKPEPCPKPRIDGPQVATVVGPPDEEIFCDSWGRVKVQFPWDRLGRQDEHSSCWIRVSQNWAGALWGHMAVPRIGQEVIVSFLDGDCDQPVITGRTYRATNLPPYALPRHNILNTIKSKEHKGNRANELRLDDTSEQISAALMSEHGATELHLGYLTHPRPGGGAPRGEGFELRTDEHGVLRAAKGLLLTTEAQLRAKGGQLDRSEITGVLEAALALARNLGEYAAVHEGVAHDAQPQHALTEAVRDLGHGANDQPDGRGQGDRAAMAFSAPAGIAVGTPASLALAAGEHIDSIATQHQQISAGEKIVVNAGGDLGLFSQGGDVRHIAHQGEMLLQAQHNHIRIQADQSAEITSSKQHVLIGADKHITLLCGGAYIKMAGGNIELGMPGTFTVKASTHEFSGPAGRGATLPVFKSPDAVTGDYAGKFRLRKTDERDFEGYRYRIMAGGTLLVEGLTDQAGETEFIETSNARSVQTYKTIMREDQRITGSPDALVGELDSTNPQFPEPGPHDEEFLDQHMEGGG